CAGCGCTTCTCCCATGTTGCCGCTGCCGATGAATCCGATTCTCTTTTTCTGCAGCATGTCTGGTATAACTCCTTAATTTGGATCAGTTAAAAGTTTCATATTATGTCCAACCACCCGATAGAGTCAAGGCAAAATTTGGAGTCTGACAGTGCGGCTTCTGATTTTGCAGTTGTCAATGGATAAGAATCTGAATATGATACCGGTATGCCCGATTTCATGAAGATATTGACAGGATGTGAAACCCGATGCCCGCCCCATTGAGACAGAAACTGGAAACATTATATACGGCGTATAACCGAAAAGAGTTTGTAGACCCGGACCCGCTCATGTTCTTGTACCGGTATCCGCAGGTGTGTGACCGGGAAATCGCAGGGCTGGTGGCCGCATGCCTGGCCTATGGCCGGGTGGAGATGATTTTGCAGGCCGTGAATCAGGTCCTGATGTTTTTGGGGCCAGCGCCTAAGGACCGGGTGGTCCATCTGAATGAAACCGATCTGTGCCGGGGCATGGCCGGGTTCTCCTACCGGTTTGCCAGGCAGGCCCATGTGGTCAGTCTGATGGTCGGGATACAGCGGGTGCTCCGGCAGTATGGTTCCTTAGAGGCCTGTTTCATGAGCGGCATGTCTCTGGATGATGCCACGGTAATGCCCGGATTGCTGCATCTGGTGCGGCATCTGAATCCGGACGGGGCCTGCGGGCATCTTCTGGCAGATCCGGCCAAGTCCAGTGCCTGCAAGCGCAGTCACCTGTTTTTACGCTGGATGGTGAGAAAGGATCAGGTGGATCCCGGGGGGTGGGACAAAGTCCGGCCGTCTCAGCTGTTGATTCCCCTGGACCGGCATATGTTTTCTGCAGGCAAAATGCTTGGATTCACCCGGCGTAAAACCCCGGATCGAACCGCATGCCTGGAAATTACCGACGGATTCAGGCAACTTAGCCCCGAAGATCCGGTGAAATATGATTTCTGCCTGACCCGTTTCGGCATCCGGCGCAGCCTGGACATGGCCGATTTAGGGACCATACTGGCGGATTGACATGTCACCACATAAAGGAGAATGCATGGATCCGGATGCATACATGCTGCCCCCGCTGTTGCCGGGGCGGCTGATCAAACGATATAAACGATTTTTAGCCGATATCTGCCTGGATTCCGGCGAGACCGTGACCGCCCATTGCCCCAATTCCGGTTCCATGAAAGGGTGTGCCGTGCCTGGCTGCCCTGTATGGCTGTCCGTGAGCGACAATCTCCGGCGGAAACTCAAATACACCTGGGAACTGATCAAAACCCCGGCGTCCATGATCGGTATCAACACCCTGGTGCCCAACAGACTGGTGAAAAAAGCCATTGAAAATCATATGATTTCTGAACTGAACGGATACAGTCACGTTCGTTCTGAAGTCAAAACCAGTGAGGGCACACGCCTGGATCTGGTTCTGGAAGGTGCCGGAAAAGACCGGTGTTATGTTGAAATCAAAAACTGCACCCTGGTGGAGGACGGCACCGCCATGTTTCCGGACGCGGTTACCCTGCGGGGCCAGAAGCACCTGGATGAACTGATGCACCTGGTGAAAACAGGGCACCGGGGCGTGATTTTCTATCTGATCCAGCGCATGGACGCGGCCCGGTTCACGCCTGCAGCCATGATCGATCAACAATATGCGGATAAGTTGCGTGAAGCGGCAGACAACGGGGTGGAAATTGTGATCCGGGACGTTCAAATCGATCTGGAACGGATCCGGATCAATCGGCCCGTCCCTTTTGTGTTGTAACCTGCGCCACACTGGAAACAAGGCTTGACAATCTACCACTTTGTAGTATTTTAAGCCCATAAATCAGGCAATGGTTAACGATGCAGGACGTCATACCAAGGAGGAATCATATGTGGGAATATACAGATAAAGTAAAAGATCATTTTATGCACCCCAGAAATGTGGGGGAGCTTAAAGATGCCAATGCCGTTGGAGAAACCGGATCTTTGAATTGCGGGGATGCGCTGAAACTTTTCTTGAAGGTGGATGAAAATGAGCGTATTGTTGATGCGTCATTCATGACATTCGGCTGTGCCAGTGCCGTGGCCTCCTCCTCCGCACTGACGGAGATCGTTAAGGGCATGACCCTGGATGAGGCAGCCAAAGTCACCAATGGGGATATTGCCGATTACCTGGGGGGGCTGCCCAAGGAAAAAATGCATTGTTCCGTTATGGGCAAGTCCGCACTGCAAAAAGCCATTGCCGACTACCGGGGAATCCAGATCATGGAAAAACCCGGAGAAATGGTATGTGAATGTTTTGAAGTGACCGATCTGGAAATTATCGATGCGGTCAAAGCCAATGGACTGGAAACCACAGAGGATGTCACCAATTATCTCAAAGCCGGGGGCGGGTGCGGTAAATGCCTGGACCGGATCGAAGAGGTGATCGCCTCTGTCAAAGCCGAGGGATGAGCCATATGAACGTGATTTATACCGACAACAATGCCACCACGCGGGTGGCGGATGAAGTGATTGAAGAGATGCTGCCCTTTTTTGGGGGATTTTACGGCAACCCTTCTTCCATGCATACATTTGGGGACCGGGTGGGCAAAAAGATCAGGCAGGCCCGGCAAAAAGTGGCGGACCTGATCCATGCGGATCCCGACGAGATCATATTTACCTCCTGCGGGACGGAAAGTGACAACAGTGCCGTTTTTTCAGCACTGAATGCTTATCCGGACAAGAAACGCATCATCACCTCCAATGTGGAACATCCGGCCATTTTGAACCTGTTCAAATATCTGCGGGATAAAAAAGGGTATGATGTGGTGCTGGTGCCGGTGGACAAAAAAGGAGATCTGGATCTGGATCTTTTGTATGACAGTTTGTCCGATGATACCGCCATTGTCTCCCTGATGTGGGCCAATAACGAGACCGGTGTGATTTTTCCCATTCCTGAGATCGCAGAAAAGGTCACGGAAAAAGGGATATTGTTTCACACGGATGCGGTGCAGGCGGCCGGAAAAATACCCATCGATGTAAGGGCTGCCCATGTGGACATGCTGTCTTTATCCGGTCACAAGATTCATGCCCCCAAAGGCATCGGTGTCTTATATGTGAAAAAAGGGATGAAGTTTTTTCCTTATCTGATCGGCGGGCATCAGGAAAAAGGCCGGCGGGGCGGCACGGAAAACACCGTCTCCATCATCGGCCTGGGAAAGGCCTGTGAACTGGCGGCACAGCAGCTGCCCATCATGAATACCCAGGTGAAAGAACTGCGGGATTATCTGCAAAGCCAGCTCCTGGAAAAGATTCCAGGTGTGTCTGTGAATGGCGATCTGGAAAACCGTCTGCCCAATACCCTGTCCATCGGATTTGATGCGGTGGAAGGGGAGTCTATTTTACTGATGCTGGACAAGGAAGGCATCTGTGCCTCTTCCGGTTCCGCCTGTACTTCCGGTTCCCTGGACCCCTCCCATGTGCTTATGGCCATGGAAGTGCCGTTCAAGTCTGCTCACGGCACCATCCGGTTTTCTTTGTCCCACTACAATACCAAAGAGGAAATGGATCATATTGTGAAGACCATGGTTTCCGCCATTGAAACACTTCGGGCCATGTCTCCTTTCTGGAAAGACGGTAAACTGGTGTAAAAAATCATGACAACCGATCAAGCACTGGTATTTGCCATTCTTTGTGCGACCCTGGTATTGTTTGTCTGGGGAAAGTTCCGGTATGATCTGGTGGCCCTGACCGCCCTGTTGCTGGTGTCGGTGACCGGCCTGGTTCCCATTAATGAGGTGTTTTTAGGATTCGGACACCCGGCGGTGATCACGGTGGCGGCAGTGCTGGTCTTGAGCCGGGGACTGTTCAACGCCGGAGCCGTGGATCTGTTGTCCCGGCATATGGCAAAGGTGGGCACCGTTCCCACAATCCAGGTGACGGCGCTGGCCGGGATTGTGGTGGTCTGTTCCAGTGTGATGAACAATGTCGGCGCACTGGCGCTCTTGATGCCCGTAGCCATATGGATGTCCCGCCAGAGCGGCCGGTCGCCTTCCCTGCTGCTCATGCCCCTGGCTTTTGGTTCTCTGCTGGGGGGGCTGGTCACCCTGATCGGTACGCCGCCCAATATCATTATTGCATTGTATCGCGTTGAAACCGGTCTGCCGGCATTTCGGATGTTTGATTTTGCACCCGTGGGAATCGGGGTGGCCCTGGCAGGCCTGGTGTTTATTTCTCTGTTCGGGTGGCGGCTGACACCCAAACGCGAGGCCCGGTCATCTCCGGATGAGTTGTTTGAAATTGAAAATTATATCACCGAGATCATCGTTCCTGAAGGGTCCAAATTTGTCGGCCAGACTATTTTTCACCTCACATCCGCCATGGAAAAGGAAACCGAAGCCACTGTGGTGAGCCTTTCCAGGGGGGAAATCCATAAGCCCGCCCCTTCCTGGTACGAAATTCTGGAACCCGGGGATGTACTGATGGTGGAGGCGGCTCCGGATGATCTCAAAGCGTTGATGGACGGACTGGGGCTGGAACTGGCTGAATGCAAGGGAGATTGCCGGTCCACATTGGGATCTAAAGATATCCGGTTGATGGAATCAGTGATCACCACGGAATCCACACTGCCGGGCAAAACCTCTGCCGGCCTTTATCTGCGCCGGCTTTACGGGGTCAATCTTCTGGCCATTGCCCGGCGCGGCCGGCGAATTACACAGCCGTTGGGCCAGACAAAATTTATGACCGGTGATATTCTTTTGTTCCAGGGCACGGATGAATCGCTGCAGACCGTGGTCAAAAAATTCAAATGCCTGCCTTTGGCAGAACGTGAAATTCGTATCGGTCAACCTAAAAAAGTCATGTTGTCCGTGGGTATTTTCGGCGGTGCCATGGTGTTGTCCGCCACCGGCGTTCTGCCGGTTCAAATTGCGTTTACAGCGGCGGCCGTAATTATGGTCCTGTCCGGGGTCGTGCCTTTGGGAGAAATCTATGAGCACATTGACTGGCCGGTGATTGTGCTGCTGGGTGCCATGTTTCCGCTGGGTCATGCCCTGGAAAGTTCCGGGGGCGCCGGACTGATCGCGGAAAAACTGCTGATGCTGTCCGGCTTTTTTTCCAGCGCCGGGACCCTGGCGGTCCTTCTGGCCGGGACCATGCTGCTGTCCAATGTGGTGAACAATGCGGCGGCGGCCGTGCTGATGGCACCTATTTCCATTACCCTGGCAAAGGAAATGGGGATTTCTCCGGATCCGTTTCTGATGGCTGTGGCGGTGGGGGCTTCCTGCGCATTTCTGACACCGGTGGGCCACCAGTCCAATGCCCTGGTCATGGGGCCGGGGGGATATAAATTCGGTGATTACTGGCGACTGGGTTTGCCCCTTTCCATTATCGTGACAGTGGTGGCAGTGCCGTTGATCCTGATTTTCTGGCCCATGATTCCTGTGTCCGGCAATTGATCCATTCCCAAAGGTGATCCGCCTATCCTGTCACCGTTTTGATTTTTCTCTCATTTCCCTTAAGGAAAAATTCCACGGTATCTCCACAGTCCCCTGTTTTTGGTCATATCCATATCATTAACTTAATCTCAATTTTGATAATAACAGGCGATTATCAAAAAAAATTTGAGAATACCATGCCAAAATTTTATCGAAAAACAGTTGCTGTTAGCACAAAACCTGTTTTCAATACATGGTCACACTGATTTCTTTTTTCAAAGAAATTATCAATTCTAAACATTTTACCAACCGGCACCGCTAAAGACCAACTGATTTTGTCCGTCAAAGAACACTTCCTTTTTCAACCTTGATATTTTTTGATAAACTTTGTCAAGGCTCTTATAAAGACGGAATAGCTCGATCATTTTATTAAAGCCATCCACTGTCTTGATGTGGCCAGAGATTTTGTTTCAAAAGTTGCCTTGGCAAAAACCAGGATGAAATTGAAACATGATGTATTCATTGAACTGAATCTCAGGCTGATCCATTTCTTTTATGAGAATTTCACAGTTTCAAGTGGAACGGTTTTAATCTGCTCGCCGTCGGTCAGTGCCTTATCTTTCCAAAGAAAAGCAAACCGTATATGGTACAAGGCTCAGTTCACTTTTGCAGAGGTCAGTGGAATTACGGCACTGTTGTCTTTCTTCCAAGCCCGGTCATGGAAACTCGACACGATCATGCGCCGCTGGTGGCAAATAGTGTTGGAACGTTCCTGCCCGGTTGAAATAGACGATCGCCTGGTTCTGGCCGGTAGACGGCATCAAGGTCTCCAAGAAAGCTGAAAAGATGTCCGGGGTCAAACGTCTGCACCAGGAGTCGGACAACTCGGGCAAAGCCTCGTATATTTTCGGGCACCACTGGGGAGTGATCGGTGTTCTGGCCAGCTGGGGTAAAAAAATTTCTTGCATCCCGCTTTATGCCGAGCTCCATGAAGGCGTAGAAACTCTTCGTCGCTTTCAACAAAAAACACCGCCACTGGTCGACGGCAGCCCAAGGTCAGCATCACCAGTCTGATGGCGGCCATGGCGGAAGAATTGGTGCCGGAGCTGGACAGAAAGTGTATTTTGGTTCTCGACGTCTTCTTCGCAGTAGGACCGGTGTTTGCCATCCTCAAAACGGTGCGCGATGCTACCGGTCAACGGTTAGTCCCAAAACAAGCGTGTTTTAAAAAGTTCATATCTTAGGTTAGCAAAACATTTTTAGTAAAAAATTCCACCTGGCAGCTGTTGTCAAAAGTGCATACCTCGCCCCCCGGCTCCATAAAATTTCAAATTGTGGTGTATTTTCATCACCAGTCTCCTGGATCTTGTCTTCCGGGGTTTGGACTCACTCATCACAACCCATTTGTGACAGCTGTCCGATCATGCTCTTTGTATCAGGGAAATGCAAAATGCCTCATACGATCCAACAGATTGAAAATATGTTTGACCTGGTCATTATAGCCGACCAGCCTGTACGTGATCTTTCTCCCTGATTTTATGATCAAGCACGGAATCTGGATAAAAGTATGGATAAATTTTTTGAATTCCATGCGAACAATGCTCCTGCCCAATGCCCGGTATGGAAGCAGCAGACCGTACCATGCCTTGAGATCCCAGGACTGAGACGCTATGGCCATATACACCCAGTTGGAGATCAGGGAATCAGACGGATTGTTCAATGCAGATACCCCGTTTTTCAATTGTTCTATATCGTTTTCATGGTCTGCCCGGTTGCGGTAAAATTGAATCAGCTGCTCCACAGATTTTTTGTCATCATTGGTGATGTAAAAAAAATACCTGACATCATCGAAAAGCTGGCATTGCCCTTTCAGCATTTTAATGGTCTTGCGAAGTACGATCATCCTGTAGGGCTTTTGGCACTTTCCTGGCCTGTATTCGAATTCGGCAACATGTTCACATTCGGTTTTAAGATTTTTAAACTTACGTCTTTCGACCACCTGAGCCTTTACATTCTCTGGTTTTTTGCGGGGCTGTGTCTTGATTTTCCGTGATTCCTTCTGAAGGAGTTCCCACTCAGATTCCGGAATCTGACCGGCCAGTTTCACAAAATTGTTTCTGGCATCCATGCCAAAAACAAAACGGCAGCGGTTGTCCCATTTGCCAAAATTGCTTGTAAGACTGAAGTCCGTATCGCCCCGGATATAAACCTTTTCAAACGAATCAGACACAAGGTTAAGGGTTTTGTCCAGCCACTTGGCAGAATCCAGATGAGAAGGGGCATTCCCGGAACGGTTGACCACATAGAGCACTTCTCTTGTACCAGCCAGGGAAATGATCAAAGGGGCATATCCCCATTTGCCGTTGTATGAAATATCCATACCCTGCTTGCATTGACCGTATGTTTCGCTGATGGTGCCGTCAATATTGATAATGGCCATCTTTTTAAATGACGTCGGCTGTTTCCCCCATATTTTTTTGCGGATGTTATTTTTAGTCGACATGAAATCAAGCACATCCTGTTCCTCGAAACGTCTGAGAAAATCTCCGGCTGTTGTTGGATCCGGTATAATCTGCGCTCCAAGCGCGTCAAGCCAGGCCGGATTTTTTCTCAACAGCTCGATATCTTCCAGACAAGTCCCGCCGGCAAGGATGTTATAGGCCATGTTGGCGACATGATCCGATTCATGATAGGGCAAATGTCGCTTGAGAAGTTCAAGGTTCTTATCAATTTCTTTGAACAGACCGGTCTTCTGGGCAAGCAGATGGATCAACCCGATCCCACCATAGGAGATGCCCTGATGACGGCCATCAAATTCATAATGAATGTTGGACGCTTTGAACATAGGATGGGGTTGCTGGGTCCAGTTTCTTTTTTTTAGTTTTTTACTGATTTTTCTCTTGCGGTTTGCCAATTTTTTGTCAATATTCATACTCACTCGAAACGCCTTTGCTGTTTTGTGTTTTTGTTTTCGATAAAATCATTATACACTTTATTGGCGGGCGTTTCGAGCTTTTTTTCTCATTTTTTTACTTAAATCATGCTTTTTTGGGGTTAGTGCATGTGGTGACTCGGGCCAAAAGTAATGTGGTGGCCTACGCAGATGCACCGCCGAGAACCGGACTCTCCGGCCGGCCCAGGATATACGGTCAGAAATTGAACCTGATAGAACTGTTCTATACGCACCGGACATCTTTTGAACAGGCCCGAATCGAGCTGTATGGGCAGCAGCAATTCTCGGTGAAGGTCTAAAATTCCCAGAAAAAATGTCAATCCACCAAAATTCAGTCCGATGTCAGCTGAGAATTAGGATTTTTCAGCCCAGATCGCAGGCATTTATGTATCAGGTTTGTGGCAAATGTCAAGAAAACCGGATAGAAGCCAATAGAGATCCATTGACCTGAAACGGCCTTGATGAATCAGAATCATTTGTTGACCGGGCGAAGCAAATTTTCATGGGGCACGAATATCGGTTGGCGGGGAAATCACAAAATGAAGCAGTGACTCCCAATTTTCGAATATTATAACACGGATTGTACAACGCAACTGGTTCCAGAATTCTTTTCTTGCGCTGAATTTGGCCCTTGCTATTTGGTACAAAGGATCTCTGAGTTCAATGATTTGACGCATAAAAAAAGCCAGCAGGGTGAATAGGAAAAAATTGAATGATAAGTTCTTTTTCCCATGACCAAAATTGTGTTCAGAATGATAGCCAAGATTTTTCAGAGTATTGAAATTTTCATTTTCAATTTTCCATTTGGCCCGACCGGCTTTGACAAGCTTTGCAACATTGCCGTCAGTAACCCGGATATCAGTGACCCAGCTGTTGGTATAGGTGATTTTATCACCATCCCGGATGATGCTGTATTCAAAAAAATTGACCAGCGGGGCGGATTTGTTCCCATTCAACCTGATATCATTGATCCATTCATATCTGTGGATGGCACCCTTGTGATCCTGCCATTCCAAAAGGTGAACCTGATCCAGATCCTCTTTTTCCATGAGTTGATCGAATAAAACCTTATGGCTGCTGGGCTTTGCTATCAGAATATATGACATTTTGTTTTGATTGAGAGCCTCAATAAACGGCTTCCTTGAATACAGATCATCAGCTGTAATTACGATCTCCAGTTTTGGATGCTCTTGTCGAATCCGGTTTAAAAACCGTTTGCCGGCGTTGATCTCACAATCCTGTTTTTTTGAACCATCACTGTTTTTGATTGGTTCCGGTGCCAACGGGACCACCTGTTTTTTTTCTGGATGTACAATAGACGCACCCAAAACTTTATGGGAATAATTAATGGTTCCATTTTTGTAACCCTTTGTTAAACATGAGGGGCAGTTGATAGTTTCTGAACTGAAATACTGTGTACCATCAATAGGCAGGAGATACCCCTCATTCAGAAATTGAAAAGGTTGTAACTGGTTTCCTCGCTGCAGCAGTCGAAAAAAATCGTTGAAAATTGGAAACAGCTTTTGAGAAGGAATGGCATCAATGATGTCTCTTAATTGGTTGTCTTTGGGAATAGTTTCAACTTGAAACAACGTCTGCAGATTATTCATTTGCATCTGTTCCTGCAGACGTCTTTGGAATTCGAGCATTGAAGCATCTTGAAAATACATCATGGCAAGGGCGCTCAGACAGGCATCATGCATGGAATGCCTGATTTTTCCAACCTGCCGCATCTCAATCTCAGCGATTTCATTGACGCGGGCTGAGACCGACTTTCTGAAATTTGAAAAACCAAGTTTTGTTCCAGTATTCAAGCTGATAGCTCCCAAGTATTGTGCATTTGGATAAATGCTATCATAAAATGATAAAAAAGTCTAGTTTATATTTTCAATTATTTCAATTACTTACAAAATATTTAAATTTCCCGTCAAGGAGATTACGGCTTTGTGATGCCTCAGGCAATGCCAGTGAGATTGGAAAAAATATTACGAAGTAAAAAAAATATCTGATGCATGAAAAGCCGATTTTACAGCATTTTTAGGTTCACCGAGAATTGCTGTATGGGCAGGCAAAAGACGTAGCGTTTCTCTGTTTTGACCTGCTCTGGAAGCCGATCGGCGAGAAGGTACGTTTTGTATTGGTCGCCGATGGTACCGAGCGGTTCATTCTGATGTGGTCGGATTTACCCTTGATGCCCAAGACATGGTCCTGGCCTACAGCTACCGGTTCAAAATCGAGGTGAGCTTCAAGGTCTTCAAGCATTTGATCGGCGCATTTTCTTACTGGTTCTGGACCCATGCCTGGCCCTGTGTCGGAAAGGCGAACAGCAGTGATTTGTCTAAGATCAACGACCGCCGAAGACAACGGTTGATTGCTGAAACAACCGATTTTATTGAGGTGTTTGTCAACTTCGGTTGCATCGCTACCGGGATACTGCAGGTCCTGGCGCTCAACTACCACGAAACCATTTGGAAACGGTATATGGGATGGCTGCGAACCGTCAGTTCGACCATCCCGTCTGAGGAAGTCGTCCAGTCGGTGATCCAGCAGGAGTACTTCCACAATTTTAGCAATTTTGGCACTGACGCGATTTATCGAATAATTATGTCAAAGAGGCGCGGCAAGTAGCAAGACTGGATGTCACTGGTTGCCTGAGGGCGGCAAAACTTCGGACTGTCGAGGTAATAATTATTTTATTAAAAAAGCTATTGACACCAATTGTCGAAGGGTGATATGCAGTATACAGATTGTCGACAGATGGTATACTGAACGAGTAAGAAGGAGAAATCATGACAATTGCAGAGAAAATAACCAAGACTTTGCGTCAAGAAATTCTGAACAACACTTTGTCGCAAGGGGAGCCTCTTTCAGAAAACGTTCTGGGAAAAAGATTTAAAACCAGCAGAACTCCGGTGCGAGAAGCAATTCGGAGATTGGAAAACGATCGCCTTGTTCAAATAATTCAAGGGCGGGGAGCCATAGTCTCAATGATGGATATTAGTCAACTGTCACACGTCTTTGAGGTAAGAATCGTACTTGAACCTTTAGCAGCAGAATCGTCTTTTGTTTTTTTAAGGCAACCAGAAATCACTAAGCTTGAGGAACAATGGTTAGCCTTGGAAGATCGTTTGCACAGTCAAGAAATTGAAATAATACAAGATATATCCGATCTTGACAGAAAAACACATCGTTTCTTTACTCACAAAACCCCCAATCCGTGGCTCCGTACTTTTTTATCTACCTTGGAAATTCAGGTTGCAAGAATGCAAAATATGGCGGCTTCAGGTCTTGGAGAGGCGACTGAATCTATCCGTCAACATTTGGAGCTTGTTTCTCTATTAAAATCAGGTGATCGAGAAGCGTTTATTGTAGCTTTGAGAAACCATATTATCATTAGTAAAAGTTATGTGGCATCCAACATTGATCTGAATCGATGATAAGCCACATGGTAAATACCAGCAAGGAAGAATTTCATGAAACTGTCTAATCAAGAACAGGAAATCTTAGAGGGAAAGCACGGCGACGGGCAAAAAAAAGCGATTGAGTTGCTAGTAGCTGTGGGGAAAGCATTTGATGCTGAACGTTTAGTGGACGTGTCGCGTACACATGTGGCGCTCAGTGCACAGGAAGGAGATACCTATTGGTGCGAATTACTAGTAGAGAACGGTGCAACCTGCCAAGTGCCTTGCACCACTAACCCGGGATGGGATGCCCATGTGCTGTCTCCCCGTTATGCCGTAACCGAAGATGAACTCGCTCTGCTCCGCCGGACCTATGACGTTTACAACAGAATTGGTGCTGTGTTGACCCAGAACTGTACACCTGAGCTAGAGTTTAATGTTCCGGCCTTTGGTGAGGTGGTGGCTTTTTCCGAATCCAGTGCAACTCCCTATGTCAACAGTGTACTGGGAGCCCGCTCAAACCGGGAGTCTTCCGTGAGCGCCCTTGCATCGGCGGTGGTGGGTAAAACTCCCCTTTACGGGCTCCTTTTAGATGAAAACCGTCTGGGAACCATGCTTTTCAATGTCGGCTTTGTTCCAAAGGAGGCTTATGACTGGGGACTTTTGGGCTACTATGTGGGGATGCATGCCAGTAATAGAATTCCGGTTCTCCAGTTTCCTGAATTGCCCTCCCGTCCCACACCGGCCCAGTTGCTTTACTTCGGTGCTGAGGCCGCGACATCGGGTTCTGTTGCCATGTTTCACGTTATCGGGGTAACTCCTGAAGCCCCCACCCAAGAGGTGGCCTTTGGTAGTAAATCCCCCTTAGAAACTATAGATGTGAGCATTCAAGATCTTTTTCGGATTGAAGAAAGACTCAGCGATCCGCCAACGGCTATCAACATGGTCATGGTGGGCTGTCCCCACTATACCTATAATCAAGTCTGCCAACTGGACCGGTTGATGAAGGGCCACCAATCCAAGGTGCCATTTTTTGTTCTTGTGTCCGACACCACTCTCTCAGTCGCTGTGAAATCCGGTAAAAAACAACATCTTGAACAATGCGGCGTGGACCTTATCGCTGGGACTTGTGTCGATCAGCCCTGCTTTAAGTCCTTTGAGGCCGGCACCTTTATAACAGATTCTCCCAAGGCAGGCTATTACCGGAAAGGAAGAGGCCAAAAAGGTGTCATTATCAGGAGGATGGCCCAATGTGTGAAAGCTGCGATAACAGGGAGGGTGAAATAATGAGCGAACAAATTGTCAAATGCCGATGCATAGTCTCTGGAATAGGGAATGGAGAAGCCATGGTTTCATCAGAAGCTATGTGCTTCTACCTCTGTGACCCTAAGACAGGTAACGTCA
Above is a window of Desulfotignum balticum DSM 7044 DNA encoding:
- a CDS encoding aconitase X catalytic domain-containing protein; its protein translation is MKLSNQEQEILEGKHGDGQKKAIELLVAVGKAFDAERLVDVSRTHVALSAQEGDTYWCELLVENGATCQVPCTTNPGWDAHVLSPRYAVTEDELALLRRTYDVYNRIGAVLTQNCTPELEFNVPAFGEVVAFSESSATPYVNSVLGARSNRESSVSALASAVVGKTPLYGLLLDENRLGTMLFNVGFVPKEAYDWGLLGYYVGMHASNRIPVLQFPELPSRPTPAQLLYFGAEAATSGSVAMFHVIGVTPEAPTQEVAFGSKSPLETIDVSIQDLFRIEERLSDPPTAINMVMVGCPHYTYNQVCQLDRLMKGHQSKVPFFVLVSDTTLSVAVKSGKKQHLEQCGVDLIAGTCVDQPCFKSFEAGTFITDSPKAGYYRKGRGQKGVIIRRMAQCVKAAITGRVK
- a CDS encoding GntR family transcriptional regulator; this translates as MTIAEKITKTLRQEILNNTLSQGEPLSENVLGKRFKTSRTPVREAIRRLENDRLVQIIQGRGAIVSMMDISQLSHVFEVRIVLEPLAAESSFVFLRQPEITKLEEQWLALEDRLHSQEIEIIQDISDLDRKTHRFFTHKTPNPWLRTFLSTLEIQVARMQNMAASGLGEATESIRQHLELVSLLKSGDREAFIVALRNHIIISKSYVASNIDLNR